The sequence GACAGATCTTCACCCACTCCCCACAGGTGTGGCAGGAACCGAACATCGACGAGGAGAAAGCGTCGACGTTCCGGGAGGGAACGGCAAACGACCTCGATGGGCCGTGGGTGATCCACGCGTCGTATCTCGTGAACCTCGCGACACCGAAGCCGGACCTCCGGGAGAAATCGATCGAGAGTATGCAACAGGAGGTCGACGCCGCCGAGCAACTGGGCGTCGAGTACGTAAACGTCCATCTCGGGGCGCATACCGGCGCCGGCGTCGAGGCGGGCCTCGACAACGCCGCCAGTGCCCTCGACGAACTCGACGTCCCGGACGGCGTGACCGTCCTCGTCGAGAGCGATGCGGGAAGTGGGACCAAACTCGGCGGGGATTTCGCGGAACTCGCTGCCGTCCTCGAACGCTCCGACCAGGACCTCGGCGTGTGTCTCGACACGGCTCACGCCTTCGCTGCTGGGTACGACCTCTCCTCGAGGGCGGCGGTCGAAACGGCGATGGAGGCGTTCGCGGACACGGTCGGCCTCGACGCCCTCGCGTGTGTCCACCTCAACGACTCCAAGCACGAACACGGGACGCACAAGGACGAACACGCCCATCTCGGCGAGGGTGAGATCGGCGACGAAGGGATCGAGGCGATCGTCACCCACGAGGCGCTCCGCGATCTCCCGTTCGTCCTTGAGACGCCGACGGAGGA is a genomic window of Halanaeroarchaeum sp. HSR-CO containing:
- a CDS encoding deoxyribonuclease IV, with the translated sequence MRIGAHVSVAGGVDNAVTRQLDVGGNCGQIFTHSPQVWQEPNIDEEKASTFREGTANDLDGPWVIHASYLVNLATPKPDLREKSIESMQQEVDAAEQLGVEYVNVHLGAHTGAGVEAGLDNAASALDELDVPDGVTVLVESDAGSGTKLGGDFAELAAVLERSDQDLGVCLDTAHAFAAGYDLSSRAAVETAMEAFADTVGLDALACVHLNDSKHEHGTHKDEHAHLGEGEIGDEGIEAIVTHEALRDLPFVLETPTEDGRSYAWNVDRARTLRAE